A window from Acidobacteriota bacterium encodes these proteins:
- a CDS encoding tail fiber protein, whose product MSEPFLAEVRMVGFNFAPRGWAFCDGQILPINQNQSLYSLLGTTYGGDGRTSFALPDLRGRTPIHVGSSNGGGDHREGQKSGEETHTLAANEMPQHNHIVKASSSDADSGPPTNHVLARSTTPEAYRAAGNLGNMSTQSVLNVGGGQAHENMQPYLTVNFCIALQGLFPSRN is encoded by the coding sequence GTGTCAGAACCCTTTTTAGCCGAAGTCAGGATGGTCGGATTCAACTTCGCCCCGCGGGGGTGGGCCTTTTGCGACGGCCAGATTCTGCCCATTAATCAAAACCAGTCTCTTTACTCGCTGCTGGGCACCACCTATGGTGGCGACGGACGGACCTCGTTTGCGCTTCCCGATCTGCGGGGACGCACACCCATACATGTGGGGAGCAGCAACGGGGGGGGCGACCACCGCGAAGGGCAGAAGTCCGGCGAAGAGACCCACACCCTGGCCGCCAACGAAATGCCACAGCACAACCATATCGTGAAGGCCTCTTCCAGCGATGCCGACTCGGGTCCGCCGACTAACCACGTCTTGGCCCGCAGCACAACGCCCGAGGCTTACCGGGCCGCCGGCAACCTCGGCAACATGTCCACTCAAAGCGTCCTCAACGTCGGAGGCGGACAAGCTCACGAGAACATGCAGCCCTACTTGAC